The genomic interval GTAGTTGGATTAAGACTCACAATTCCGATGCTTGTGACAAGGGTTGAATCCTTTAAAACCGAGGCACTTGACTTCTTGACAAACAGGCAGCCAAACCCAGATGGATCGtctccaaaaaccctaaaaaaagtGCAAATGAGAAAGTCTGGCTGAATGAGCGAAAAGCCTAGGGTGTCCATGTCCCTGGGTCTCAATGCACATGCATCAAGACAGACATGCCACCCATTTTGTTGTGCAATGCTCATCCATAGGTAAGAATACCGCGCTCCAGTCATCCTTGATTGAAGTGGGAAAACAAATAGCCCCCTCTTTCTCTTCCTCCTACTCGCTACCATCTTCATCAATTTTCCTGAATGGATCCTCAGACTGGGCCATGAGAACTGGGCTGACATGACTCGAGCGCCTCTCTTCTTGGAGGTATCAATCATCACACCCTCGGCTTCACTCTCATGATCATAGACTGTCAGAAGATTTTGGTTCGAATGGAATGGATAAGACTCTGCCAGAAGTTTAAAGGCAGATGCCTGGTTGGTTGTAAAAACCATGGTGTAATCAGCTTCTGTGATGTTAAAAAAACTCATGATTCTTTTCCGGATTTTGGATTCCAATTCTGATTCTTGGCCACCGTACAGTACCTGAGAATGTAGACTCACTGACTTGTAGGAAATTTCGAAGAACGTTTGCTTTGATGCTTTAGAATTCAATGATGTGGGAGGAGCAGATGTGGAAGCAACAAAAACATTTGGGTGATGAATTTGTTGCTGGGAGTAGGAGAAGAGGCCATGTCCAATGTAATCAAGACAGACATGTCTGGAGAGGGAGAGATGGTAGTATTCTTGGCCGCGGATCCGGTCAGCCTGATCAGTTTTGGAGTATTGTGGGTATGCTTTGATGAAGTTAGAAAATGATTCAGACAACGAAATTAAGGATTCGTGGTTGGTGAATTGGGCATTTGGGAAGAGAGTGGAAGCAGTGGCACTGGCAAATTCATGCTGGTAGCTGGCAGCGCTGCTAGAGGGCTTCGATGTTGCATCGCGGGCTGCAAGCAAACTGAGAAAAGGAGTTGGAATGCAGCCATGGAAGCAGGTATCTGAGCCTTTTCTATCCCGACTTGAGTGCATTTTTCCCCCAATGTTTTTGCCGTTCAACTTCTTCCTTCATGGATTGGGCCTTTTCTTCTCTTCGTTATCTTTGTGGTTTCACCCATTCTTTTTCTCACActctttgtatttgttttttgtttcttattttcttcacTTTCTTGGCTTTTTGATTTGTGGGTGTAAATTAAAGACGCTGGACATCTAGGTGGATGTGTTAAATATGGACAGGTTCTCTGGTGGGTCATTCTATGAATGAGTCTTTGACTCGGTATCCCCTATTGACCATTGAGCGGTGATATTTTATAAGGGCCGTGATCTTCATGGACCAATGTGGCAGTAGTAGAACGGTTGAAAAGCTGCAACCAAGTTGAGTCAGTTAAGTTTCAACATGTTTAGACTCggattattagaaaaaaaaaagatcagtTCAATTCAAGTTCAGAAAATCAGGCTCAAGTTTGATtcgaaaatttaaattatttgcttGGGCTCGAGCTCCATGCTGACTCATTTAGTGGCTTGAGCTCGGCCTCGGGCTCAATTCGAatcattctttttatttgtttgatATTTAAGTTTTGTGCAGGTGTAACGTGGAGTTTACCGAACTTGGTTCTTGTGCCTTAACCTTGGGATTGGACTTCTTATCATAATCACATAACTCAGCCCAAACTTTATTTGATCCTATTAATGAGTTCATGATCTAGTTTTATTACGAGTCTAATTCGAGCTTAATAAACAAGTCCAATCGAACCTGTAATTGAACTACTCACGAGTTGAAATAAATCAAACCTGGATTATGTTTGACTtgacttatttattaaataaGCCTATAAAATGAATTTAGAAATCATTCTTTAGATAATAAACGAGTCTAAATGATCTTTTACTAGTCAAGTTCTAACTTGATATTACAGTtagcaacagcagcagcagttAGATGCTGAGCAGCTCAAAGTTAGCAACAGCAGTAACTCACAATTGTAGTTTAGTTATTGAATTGTTAATTTAATTCTTGAGTTGTTAGTTCAGTTATTGAATTGTTAAGTTTTCTGTTATTGAATTGTTGTATATATACCCTATTGTAAGCTACTTTTTGAAGTGAATGAAACTGAAATACTTTCATAAATttgatatggtattagagttattTTAGAGTGTTTTCTCTCAAGCTTCTCTAATGGTCGAAGTTCCAATTTCCTCTTCTCCTTCCGCATCTTTCATtccaccttcttcttcttcttcttcttcttcttcttcatcaacCATTGATGATTTCGTCAATTCATATTATCTCAATAATTAACACCATCCCGATGTTGTTCTTGTTTCTTATGTCTTGATCGGAGATAACTATCATACATGGAATCGATCAATGCTCACTTCTTTGAATGCAAAGAATAAGATAGCTTTCATTGATGGATCTCTCCCTCAACCACCGATTTCTAATTCTCTTCACTGTCCATGGAGTTGCTAAAATAGCATGGTTATGGCATGGCTTATCAATTCAATTTCTAAGGAGATTGCAACCAATGTCATCTATGTGACCAATGCTCATGCGATTTGGTTGGAACTTCATGATCCCTTCTCTCGTAGCAGTGGTCCTCGCATCTTTCAACTCATGAAAGCTATCTCGGATTTATCTCaacgtcaatttctataactcAGTATTATACTTAGTTGAAAGGGTTATTGGGATGAACTCTAAAGTTGTCGTCCTTCTCCCTTTTGTTCTCGTGTTCTTGTGGTGCTATCTGATCTGTTTTGCAATTTATAATGGGGTTGAATGAATCCTATAGTCACATACGGGGTTAGATTCTTTTACTTGATCCTCTTCCACCAATCAACAAAGTATTTTCTCTCTTGCGTCTAGAAGAGAGTCAACGACAGATTGCAGTTCCATTTGCTCATCCTTTTTATTTAGCTGCAATGATTTCTTCTTCTGTTCCAGCATCTTCCACACGTAGTAACACAAAATCTTCCACCAAGAAAGATCGTCCTGTTTGTTTGCATTGTGGTATAATAGGTCACATTGTGGAAAAATGTTATTGGTTGCATGGTTTTCCTCCTAGATACAAATTTACTAAGTCTAAATTTGTAGCACCAAGTTCAACTCACAATGTTTCTACTGAGCCTATTTTTTATTCTCCATCATTGCCTTTTACTCAAGAGTAATGTCAGCAGTTATTAGCTCTCATTCAGCCACCAATTTCATTAGTTTCAGTAGTCACTGGTACTTCTTTAACTCCAACTCACACGATAAGTATTCTTTCTTGTCATTCTTGTTCTTATTTTTCATCTCAGTCTCATACTTTTGCTTCTCTCACGGTTAACTCTCCTTCCACTTCATGGATTATTGATACCGGGGCTACTGATCACATAGTTAACTCAGTTACTTTCTTTTCTTCCATTACATCCATTGTTTCAAGTTTTGTTATGCTTCCTAAGGGTCTTCAAGCACCTGTTACTTATGTTGGTAATATTAATtgtgctttctaattctttagtTTTAAAGAATGTTTTTTGTGTTTCTTCTTTTATGTTCAATCTTATTTCTTCCAGTAAATTGGTTTCGGATCTTTCTTGTtccttcatttttctttcttccttttgttttatATAGGACCTGCAGCAATGGAGGATGATTGGCTTGGGGAAATTGCTTCATGGCCTTTACCATTTGATATGACCCTCTGTTTCAACTATAAAGTGTTTCACTACTACACATTCTTCTTTCAATATTTGGCATAAAAGGCTTGGTCATCCATCCGATTCCAGGCTATTGCTACTTCATGATTTTCTTTCGTTTTCTCCTTTTAAGTCTGCTAATAATTGTCCTTGTACTGTTTGTCCCATGGCTAAGCAACATTGCTTGCCTTTTCCATCAAGCACTTTGGTGACTACCTTTAGTTTTCAACTTGTTTATGCTGATATTTGGGGACCTTTTTCTGTGGCTTCCTTACAAggatttctttattttctttccattGTAGATGATTTCTCTCGATGTACATGGATTTTTCTAATGAATAATAAAAATGAGACACGTATGTTcctatagaattttttttattcttgttgaAAATCAGTTTCATACCTTTGTCAAAAATTTTTGCACTCATAATGGGTTGGAATTTCTTATGTATGATTTTCTTGCTTCAAAAGGAATCATACACCAATGCACTTGTGTTGCTAGACCTCAACAAAATTCAGTTGTTGAACGAACGCACCAACATTTGCTTAATGTTGTTCGTGCTCTTCGATTTCAAGCTCACCCTCCTTTACCCTTTTGGGCAGATTCTATCCTCATTGCAGCCTATCTTATAAACAGAATGCCTACTCCTCTTTTTTCTAACAAATCTCCTTTTGAAGTTCTCTTTTCTAAACTTCCTTCTTATAGTCATTTACAGGTATTTGGTTGTTTGTGTTTTGCATCAACTTTATCTTCCTCTCGTAACAAGTTTGATTCTTGAGCTTGAAAGTGTGTATTTCTCGGTTATCCTTTTTCTATCAAAGGTCACCAATTGTTTGATCTTCACTCTCATGGAATTTTTATTTCACaagatgttatttttcatgaaacaaaatttactttttcatcTCTTCCTTATAATTTTCTCACCTCTGCTTCtgcttttctttcttcttctttagttcttCCACGACCTTCTGATgatatttcttttccttttccatcAAGCACCTTGGTTTCTCCTTCACACACTCTggcttctccatttaattctatTTCTAATAGTTCTAATGTTCTAGTTTATGTTCCTCCCCTTCGTTCTACTCGTATTCGTCATCCTCCATCATATCTACTCAATTATCACTACAATTTGGCCAATGTTTCACAACCCGTCCAGTCCGTCCTTCATTGCTCTCGGCCTTCTTCAGGTATGCCCTGTGATCTTAGTTCACTTCTTTCATATACTTCACTGTCTCCTTCCTATCACTCTTTTTTCTTAATGTTTCTTCCACTAAGGAACCACAATTTTATCATGAAGCTGTTAAGTTTTCTCATTGGTGCTATGGCTGCTGAGATTAAGGCTCTTAAAGAGAATTATACATGGACTGTCACTGCTTTGCCTCCCACACATCAACccattggctgtaaatgggtgtatCAGATTAAATATCATTCAGATGGTTCGATTGAACATTATAAAGCCCGTTTAGTAGCTAAAGGGTATACTCAATGTGAAGGTCTAGATTACCTTGAAACTTTTTCACCGATTGCAAAGCTTGTCAGTGTTCGGTATTTACTTGCTGTTGTTACCTCCCAGAATCTCTTTGTTAATCAACTTGATGTGGATAATGATTTTTCTCATGGTGATTTTTTTGAGGAAGTGTATATGTAGCTTCTTCCTGGATTTGCAGCTCAAGGGGCGAATATGGTTTGTAGATTGAATAAAagcttgtatggtttaaagcaagcttcaCCTCAATGGTTTTCCAATCTTACATCAACCCTTTTCTCTTATGGATTCACTCAATCGAAGGCTGATTTTTGCTTGTTTACTCTTGTTGATGGTGCTAATTTTACAACTCTTCTcgtctatgttgatgacattatggTTGCTAGTTCTAATATGTCTGGCattactgtaacgacctcaaaatttatatcatttttttaatttttttataataaattactCTGATATCTGCATGTAATGGGAAcccctatgcagtggaaaacataaatcatataaccacatatacatatatatatatatatatatataaatatatatatatacaataccagaattcaatattttcaaccatAACTACATAATATATCTCTGTgtccagtgtcaactaccccaaaaatacaaaaccctacacaaaaacttaccctataactagggtgaccaagtgatctctattcgtgagcctgatctgctcacctaactggctcatctgaaaaataataaagtaatggggtgaatcaatgctcagtaagtggaaatatactattactagtgtgtggcgactgagtcgTAAAATTATAATAACCATACTTAAAAACCATTAGATCTGGAAAATCAGTAAAACATATttatagtaatttaaaacatttgtatcatatgaactttctatctttcatactgctaatatcatactatatttaacaaatgctgtaaaa from Malania oleifera isolate guangnan ecotype guangnan chromosome 9, ASM2987363v1, whole genome shotgun sequence carries:
- the LOC131164192 gene encoding uncharacterized protein LOC131164192 gives rise to the protein MHSSRDRKGSDTCFHGCIPTPFLSLLAARDATSKPSSSAASYQHEFASATASTLFPNAQFTNHESLISLSESFSNFIKAYPQYSKTDQADRIRGQEYYHLSLSRHVCLDYIGHGLFSYSQQQIHHPNVFVASTSAPPTSLNSKASKQTFFEISYKSVSLHSQVLYGGQESELESKIRKRIMSFFNITEADYTMVFTTNQASAFKLLAESYPFHSNQNLLTVYDHESEAEGVMIDTSKKRGARVMSAQFSWPSLRIHSGKLMKMVASRRKRKRGLFVFPLQSRMTGARYSYLWMSIAQQNGWHVCLDACALRPRDMDTLGFSLIQPDFLICTFFRVFGDDPSGFGCLFVKKSSASVLKDSTLVTSIGIVSLNPTTGTSQFSEESAINSIKTDEQMSKFVSREDDPATASSVSGSPSALKMDNEISELYEIKEASAKQKEASSSEIVELETPFVSAQFKDKDGGVSGRPYIECRGLDHADSLGLILISSRVRYLTNWLVNALTSLRHPHSENGLPLVKIYGPKIKLDRGPAIAFNLFDWEGEKVDPSLVQKLADRNNISLSYGFLQHIWFSDKREEERERIAETRTAEVRGTVLNKKAVKLDSRISVVTASLGFLTNFEDTYRLWAFVSQFLDADFLEKERWRYTALNQKTIEV